From the genome of Methanothrix sp.:
CATAGCAGGATATATCCTTTAAGAGTATTCGCCATTTCTGTAACCGATAGTCTGGCAACTGCCCAGACCAAACGCGTAAATGGCTCGACAAGCAGCGTCATGAGTGTCACCACTGTAGCTGATCCCCACCCAAAGTGTTTATAGCTGTAGAGAATCCTGCTTCTTAGACTGTAGAATAGTCTCCGGTCCTTTACCTGCCTGCTCGTTCCACCACCTTTATGGTATGCCTGAGCATCTGCAAGGTATAAGCTTTTCCATCCAGACTTCCAGGCGCGGTAGGAGAGGTCTAGATCCTCATAGTAGACGAAGAAGCGCTCGTCAAATCCGCCTAAGCGTTGAAATAATGATCTACGTATCAATAAGAAGGCACCCATGACCTGATCTACCTCCCGGCTTTCTTTGTGATCCCATTCTTTCATGAAATGGTCTGGGAACATCTTTGGGAACAGCTTGCTCAGCCCAAGAGAAAGAAAACAGAAACTGGCGGGCGTAGGAAACCGAGCGCATGTCCGTGCGACATCTCCAGATTCATTCAAGAGCTGGATGCCAACGATGCCGACCATTTGGCTATCTAGTCGCTCCATGAAGTCAAGAGGTTTTATCAGAGAACCCTCAAGAAGTTTTACGTCGGGGTTCAAGAAGAGTAGATAATCGCTTTGACTGGATCTGGCACCCTGGTTGCAGGCAGTAGCAAAACCTTTGTTATCTTCGTTACGAATAATCCGGATCGGTAAATCGAAATTGCCTATACCATTCATGGAGCCATCATGGGATCCATTATCGACGA
Proteins encoded in this window:
- a CDS encoding glycosyltransferase family 2 protein is translated as MIPSLDIIIVNWNSGKQLHQCIESIMGASKDGFRLSNVCIVDNGSHDGSMNGIGNFDLPIRIIRNEDNKGFATACNQGARSSQSDYLLFLNPDVKLLEGSLIKPLDFMERLDSQMVGIVGIQLLNESGDVARTCARFPTPASFCFLSLGLSKLFPKMFPDHFMKEWDHKESREVDQVMGAFLLIRRSLFQRLGGFDERFFVYYEDLDLSYRAWKSGWKSLYLADAQAYHKGGGTSRQVKDRRLFYSLRSRILYSYKHFGWGSATVVTLMTLLVEPFTRLVWAVARLSVTEMANTLKGYILLWREAPKIFKYVWGLGKYEGAPAESL